In the Caviibacter abscessus genome, TTCGTCGCAAACACCGGTCCTGCGTTAAAGTAAAAACCTTTGTATGCTCCTCCAAAACTTGGATTTATCTCTGCTCTTTTACCTTGACCTCTTACATTTACAAAAGCTTGTATCGGATAATCTGCTAATGGATTAAATGTTACATTGTAGTCTACTTCTTTGTTACCTATCTTATCTCTTTCTTGCTCTATTTTATCTATTCCATATTTTTTCTTTTCTTCTCCTATTACATAATACTTTAATGTTCCGCTTAAATATTTATTTTCTGATGTTAATGTTAATCTTAACTTATCTATTTCATTTTTTTCAATAAAATTTTCATAATCATTATCTTTTCCTATTACATCAAGACCTAATCTTAATCCAAAATAGTCCTCACTTAATTTTATTCCTAACCTTTTTCTAAATTTATATTCTTTTGATATATATCTTATTGCTAAGTCTAAATCTCTATTTGCTGGATATTTTGGTATATAGTAATTCCTAACCGTTTGTTTTGCAGGTTCTCCTACACTTTGATTTTTTGGTTCTTTCTTTTTATCATAGTCTTGTACTTTTTTTGCAAATATTAGATCCATTGCTGGAAGTGCCATTCTTGATGCTTTTTCTGCCCCATCTGCTCCAAAATGCGTGTCAATTCCAAATGTCACTTCTGCTTTTATCTTATCTTCTACCTTTGCATATGTCATCGTCGATGCACTTAATGCCGCTAATGACAATAATATTTTTCTATTTCTCTTCATATTTTTTTCTCTTTTCATTTTAAATTTTTTTCAATCGCATTTATTATATCACAATAAAAAAAATTTTATAAAATTATATGAAGTCAATTTTTAACTGAATCTTTACATCAAATTGTATTGATTTTATCTAACACTTAAAAAAAAGTATAAAAGATGACTAATAATATTTTAAATAATTTAATAACAAATATATAACATTAAATATAAGTATAATAAAAAAATGGGACTGTTTTAAATTAAACATCCCCATAATTTTTCTTATTTTCAAATTCAAATTTACCCATTACCATTGTTTTATTGATAGTATAGTCATCTTCAATAACTACTAAATCAGCATCATAATTTGCTTTTATTTGACCTTTTCTATCATCAATTCTAAGTAATTTTGCTGGATTTAAAGTACAAGCATTTATTGCATACTCAAATGGTACCATAGCTTTTTCAACTGTTATTCTTAAAGCATCTATAATTTTTAAAATTGAACCTGCAAGAGCTCCGCTTTTTCTTCTTGCACTTCCATCTTCAGAAACTATAACTGTTTCTCCACCTAATAAAAATTCACCTGTTCCTACTGCCTTAGCACACATTGAATCGCTTACAATCACTGAATAATTTGGACCTTTAGACATAAAGAAAATATTTATTATATCAGGTGTACTATGTATACCATCACAAATTATTTCTGCATATGTATCCCTAACCCTAAGAGCTGCTCCAACTTGACCTGGTTCTCTATGATGAAGAGGTGTCATTGCATTAAAAGTATGAGTCATTGATCTTGCACCATTAGAAAAAGCCATTACAGCTTCATCATAAGTTGCTCCACTGTGACCAACACTTACTATAACTCCATTTTTAGATAGTTCTCTAGTCATTTCATAATCTTTATCTTTTTCAACCGCAAGTGTCATTATTAATATCATATTATCACAAGATGCTTGAAATCTTTTAAATTCTTCTATATCAGGTTTTACAATACAAGGAACAGGCTGAGCTCCACAATGATTTACATCTAAAAATGGTCCTTCAAAATTTATTCCTAGTATTCTAGCTCCTTTATAGTCCATTTTTGATACTTTAAGTACATTATTTGCAGCTTTTGTTAAAACTTCTTCTGTTTGTGTTACAGTTGTAGGACAAAATGATGTTACTCCCTCACTTGGCAAATACTCACACCATTTTTTAAGACCTTCTACATGTCCATCGTTTGTATCAAACCCAACAGCACCATGAGTATGGACATCAATAAAGCCTGGAACTATTCTTTTATTTCCAAAATCATAATCAACTTTAATATTTTCATCATACTTCATAAGTCTTACAATTTTATCCCCGATAACCTCAATAATACAAGGTATAAATTGATTTGAAGTCCATACTCTTTTACTTCTAATTAACATCTTAATATCTCCTTTTATCTTTTACCTATTAATTGTATAACATAGTATGTAATTCCACTTGCTATTATTGGACCTGATGCAGATCCTTTAAAAAATACTATCCCAAGAATTATTCCTCCAGTTAAAGCAACAACTAATTCCGGTTCTTGTATCTGTAAATATATACCTTTTGTTGCAAAAACAGAAACTATTGCTCCAACAATTATAGCCGCTATTCCTTCTGTACTTTTTACTGTGTTTATAAATTCATTCATTCCTATTTTATCCATTGCTATTGGAACTAATATAGCTAAAGTAAGCATATATATTCCAAAATTAGAACCTTTATTTTTTATTAATTCCAATATATTCTTATTAGACGGTATTAATTTTAAAATAATAAGAGTTAATGAGGCATAAAGCAATAATCTATTTTTACTAAAAATTGCAAGTAATCCAATTATTGCTAGTATTGCATAGCTACTCATATTTTTATTACCTCCATTATTATCGGTAAAAATAGTGCTAATATCATATTAAATATTTTTATTTTTGTATTAAATATTGTATTTATTCCCAATAAAATTAAAAATATTCCACCAACAGTTGTTATATCACTAATTGCAATCGCCGTTAAATATGGTTTTATATTTAATGCAAATAAATAGAAAAAACCTTGATAAATTAATATAAATATAGATGTAAATGCTACTCCTATTCCATATACTGAACCAGCAATAACTGCCATTACAGAATCCAATAAACTTTTAGCATAAACAATACTTCTATCGTTATATAACGCTTCACTAAATGAACCAAGTATAGCCATTGCTCCTATACAAGTAAGCATAGTCGTAAAAACAAGACCTTTAGCAAATTTTTCTCCAGTTTTATGTGATAATAAAAGTTCTAATTTATTACTGAATTTTACTAAATTATCATCAAGTTTTAAAACAGTACCTAATAAAAATGAAATTATTATGTATATTATTGCTCTTTTATAATTATCAATATGTATTAAAGTTTTAAATCCAAATATTACAATTACAATTCCTAAAATTTTAATTAAAATTTTTTTTATTCTTTCACTTATTTTTTCTCCAAGAAATATTCCAATTAGTGCCGCAATCAAAACAGTAAAAGCATTTACTAAAACTCCCATTTTCTCCCCTATATAATTTATGTATATTTAATTATACATT is a window encoding:
- a CDS encoding DUF554 domain-containing protein, whose protein sequence is MGVLVNAFTVLIAALIGIFLGEKISERIKKILIKILGIVIVIFGFKTLIHIDNYKRAIIYIIISFLLGTVLKLDDNLVKFSNKLELLLSHKTGEKFAKGLVFTTMLTCIGAMAILGSFSEALYNDRSIVYAKSLLDSVMAVIAGSVYGIGVAFTSIFILIYQGFFYLFALNIKPYLTAIAISDITTVGGIFLILLGINTIFNTKIKIFNMILALFLPIIMEVIKI
- a CDS encoding DUF441 domain-containing protein — protein: MSSYAILAIIGLLAIFSKNRLLLYASLTLIILKLIPSNKNILELIKNKGSNFGIYMLTLAILVPIAMDKIGMNEFINTVKSTEGIAAIIVGAIVSVFATKGIYLQIQEPELVVALTGGIILGIVFFKGSASGPIIASGITYYVIQLIGKR
- the nagA gene encoding N-acetylglucosamine-6-phosphate deacetylase translates to MLIRSKRVWTSNQFIPCIIEVIGDKIVRLMKYDENIKVDYDFGNKRIVPGFIDVHTHGAVGFDTNDGHVEGLKKWCEYLPSEGVTSFCPTTVTQTEEVLTKAANNVLKVSKMDYKGARILGINFEGPFLDVNHCGAQPVPCIVKPDIEEFKRFQASCDNMILIMTLAVEKDKDYEMTRELSKNGVIVSVGHSGATYDEAVMAFSNGARSMTHTFNAMTPLHHREPGQVGAALRVRDTYAEIICDGIHSTPDIINIFFMSKGPNYSVIVSDSMCAKAVGTGEFLLGGETVIVSEDGSARRKSGALAGSILKIIDALRITVEKAMVPFEYAINACTLNPAKLLRIDDRKGQIKANYDADLVVIEDDYTINKTMVMGKFEFENKKNYGDV